A part of Maridesulfovibrio hydrothermalis AM13 = DSM 14728 genomic DNA contains:
- a CDS encoding PAS domain-containing sensor histidine kinase produces MKINIMIITVVKDIRVYILLPVVIAFTLLIAFSQSVRAAEARHVLVLHSYHPEMSWVSNIEKGIKKTLLIPPFDDLILHTEYMDTKRIRSDEHYSNLVRLFKEKYKNVKISLILSSDNNAFDFLLKNRDMLFPEVPVVFCGVNDFADESLEGVENFTGVAGIISSQESVEAILKQLPDTKEIFIINDYLKTGRAWQATISRKLAPFKDQVKITFNENMSIRELRDKIMSLKSGSVVLLGVYYSDRDGKYFTFEKLGSILTSDSPVPVYCLLKFNIRDGVIGGKVVSGYHQGVMMSDMARRILSGETDIPVAKVGANAFIFDWESIKKNNIPVSKLPPESIIINRPFSFYQKYSWLVLSTIFIFIAMSALMFVLLKNITKLKLMREKLSHSELKYRSIFNNATEGIFQTTLKGKMLAANLSFAKMFGYNSPEEVMDSVTTVKDDLYVFPGDRDRMFQLLEREGKVFGFEAEMKRKDGTKLWGYLNAYKTRNHDGLIVIEGSMLNITERKQAKDELIKAKEKAEKANKALRLSMAHLRTLLETMPELVWLKDLDGIYVFCNHRFERFFGASESEIIGKSDYDFVSKELADFFAGKDKAAIDSGGPSFNEETVIYKDDGHIEALETIKTPMFDDDGKVVGVLGVARDITQRKLVEKELNSLRNYLFNIINSMPSILVGVDKEYRISLWNKTAEESTGITSESAQGKLLIDVLPRVESVMGSIAESIKSRKPKREQRMPFKAEDGLRYEDITIYPIITDVVEGAVVRIDDVTERISLEQMMVQSEKMMSVGGLAAGMAHEINNPLAAIIGSAQNLKNRLTRNTEKNLKIAEKCGSSFEGIKKYVEERGCLRTLQGIHEAGLRAASIMQDMLSFSRKSEKQLLPYNPVDLMERSLNLAANDYNLKKDYDFRKIEIIREYDQDVVEVRCAGNEIQQVLLNLLKNGAEAMAEKEYVDETPTFTLRVHQADSMVILEVEDNGPGIDESIRKRILEPFYTTKPVGSGTGLGLSVSYFIVTDLHNGSMEVFSESGKWTRFVLKLPVSGGEPQDSE; encoded by the coding sequence ATGAAAATTAATATTATGATTATTACTGTTGTTAAAGATATCCGGGTCTATATCCTGCTTCCAGTGGTGATAGCTTTTACTTTACTGATTGCATTTTCTCAGTCGGTGAGGGCGGCGGAGGCACGACATGTTCTGGTGTTGCATTCATATCATCCGGAAATGTCGTGGGTATCTAATATTGAAAAAGGGATTAAAAAAACTCTGCTTATTCCTCCGTTTGATGATCTTATTTTGCACACTGAATACATGGATACCAAGAGAATACGGAGTGACGAGCATTATTCAAATCTGGTAAGATTATTTAAAGAGAAATATAAGAATGTGAAAATTTCTCTTATCCTTTCTTCTGATAATAATGCGTTTGATTTTTTGCTTAAAAATCGGGATATGCTCTTCCCTGAAGTTCCGGTTGTGTTTTGCGGGGTGAACGATTTTGCAGATGAGTCTCTTGAGGGAGTTGAAAATTTTACAGGTGTAGCTGGAATAATATCATCTCAGGAGTCGGTCGAAGCCATTCTTAAACAATTGCCGGACACAAAAGAGATCTTTATTATCAACGATTATTTGAAGACAGGTAGAGCGTGGCAGGCAACCATATCCAGAAAACTTGCTCCATTTAAAGATCAAGTCAAAATTACATTTAATGAAAATATGTCTATCCGTGAGTTGAGAGACAAGATTATGTCCCTGAAATCGGGGAGCGTGGTCCTGCTGGGCGTTTATTATTCAGATCGTGATGGTAAATATTTCACGTTTGAAAAGCTGGGGTCGATACTTACATCCGATAGCCCCGTACCGGTTTACTGTCTGCTTAAATTTAATATCAGGGACGGAGTGATCGGAGGAAAGGTTGTTAGTGGATATCATCAGGGTGTCATGATGAGTGATATGGCGCGACGTATTTTATCTGGCGAAACAGATATTCCCGTAGCAAAAGTAGGGGCAAATGCTTTTATTTTCGACTGGGAGAGCATTAAAAAGAATAACATACCGGTTTCGAAGCTTCCTCCGGAAAGTATCATAATAAATAGACCATTTTCCTTTTATCAGAAGTATTCCTGGCTGGTATTGTCTACAATTTTCATTTTTATTGCCATGTCTGCTCTTATGTTTGTGCTTTTAAAAAACATTACGAAACTTAAATTGATGCGCGAAAAGCTCAGCCATTCAGAACTTAAATATCGTTCTATTTTCAATAATGCTACGGAAGGTATTTTTCAAACAACTCTAAAGGGAAAGATGCTTGCCGCTAATTTATCTTTTGCAAAAATGTTTGGTTATAACTCTCCTGAAGAAGTTATGGACAGCGTTACAACCGTTAAAGATGATTTATACGTTTTCCCGGGAGATCGGGACAGAATGTTTCAACTGCTGGAGCGGGAAGGTAAAGTTTTTGGGTTTGAGGCAGAGATGAAGCGCAAGGACGGGACAAAGTTGTGGGGATACCTGAACGCCTACAAAACTCGTAATCATGATGGTCTCATTGTTATTGAAGGCTCTATGCTTAATATCACTGAGAGAAAACAAGCCAAGGATGAGCTTATCAAGGCTAAAGAAAAAGCGGAAAAAGCGAATAAAGCATTACGCCTCAGCATGGCTCATTTACGTACTTTGCTTGAGACTATGCCTGAGCTTGTATGGCTTAAGGATCTTGATGGGATATATGTTTTTTGCAACCATCGGTTTGAACGTTTTTTCGGAGCGTCAGAATCAGAAATTATAGGTAAAAGTGATTATGATTTTGTAAGCAAAGAACTGGCTGATTTTTTTGCGGGCAAAGATAAGGCCGCCATTGATTCCGGAGGGCCGTCTTTCAATGAAGAAACCGTAATTTATAAAGATGATGGTCATATTGAAGCTCTTGAAACTATTAAAACTCCCATGTTTGATGATGACGGGAAGGTTGTCGGGGTCTTGGGAGTTGCCCGAGATATTACACAGCGTAAATTAGTAGAGAAAGAGTTGAATAGTCTGCGTAATTATTTGTTTAATATAATAAATTCTATGCCTTCGATATTGGTTGGTGTTGATAAAGAGTACCGGATTTCTTTGTGGAATAAAACGGCTGAAGAAAGTACCGGAATTACTTCTGAATCCGCTCAGGGAAAACTGCTTATCGATGTTTTGCCCCGGGTTGAATCCGTGATGGGGAGTATTGCGGAGAGTATCAAGTCCCGCAAACCCAAACGGGAGCAAAGAATGCCTTTCAAGGCAGAAGATGGTCTTCGATATGAGGATATAACAATTTATCCCATAATTACAGATGTTGTGGAGGGGGCTGTCGTCCGTATTGATGATGTCACCGAACGTATCAGTCTTGAGCAGATGATGGTGCAGTCGGAGAAAATGATGTCTGTGGGAGGCCTTGCCGCAGGTATGGCACATGAAATTAACAACCCTTTGGCGGCGATAATTGGTTCAGCGCAAAATCTTAAAAATCGTTTGACTAGAAATACGGAAAAAAATCTGAAAATAGCAGAGAAGTGTGGAAGTTCATTCGAAGGAATCAAAAAGTATGTTGAGGAACGGGGATGTCTGCGAACTTTGCAGGGGATACATGAAGCCGGCCTGAGGGCCGCAAGTATTATGCAGGATATGCTCAGTTTCAGCCGTAAGAGCGAAAAGCAGCTTCTTCCTTATAATCCTGTGGATTTGATGGAAAGATCACTTAATCTGGCTGCTAATGATTACAACCTGAAAAAAGATTATGACTTCCGGAAAATAGAGATCATTCGAGAATATGATCAGGATGTTGTTGAAGTACGTTGCGCTGGTAATGAAATTCAGCAAGTGCTCTTGAATCTCCTCAAAAACGGTGCTGAGGCGATGGCTGAAAAAGAATATGTAGACGAAACCCCTACTTTTACCCTTAGAGTTCACCAAGCGGATTCCATGGTGATTCTTGAAGTTGAGGACAATGGTCCCGGCATTGATGAAAGTATCAGGAAAAGGATACTGGAGCCTTTTTATACGACTAAACCTGTTGGCAGCGGAACGGGATTAGGGCTGTCTGTTTCTTATTTCATAGTGACCGATTTGCATAATGGCTCAATGGAGGTTTTCTCTGAATCTGGGAAATGGACAAGATTTGTTCTGAAGCTCCCTGTGAGCGGAGGCGAGCCTCAAGACTCTGAATAG